GGAAAAAGATGCTGACGTTTCGAGAGGGCGATCGCCCACAAAGCCCCAAGATAATATCCATGCCAGCCACTCTGTCTTGCCGATAGCGCCCCATCCAACTCATCAACCAAACAAGCGGCATTCCATCCGGCGTTACCATATCGCTGCCCGACAAAATAGCGCCAAACTCTTTGTTCCAGGTTGCTTCCATCAGCATATGCACATTGGCAACGCAGACGGTCTTACTCAAGCGCTGCGCGGCCCATTCCAGCATCCAATCTATCTGTTCATAAAAGCTAAGAGCTGTAACTGGAAACCCAATCACATTCTGAGTTGGAGGCTTGCTCTGGGACATCATAAGTTAACACTTCGGGATAAACTGAACTTCGTGAATTGATGTGGAGATGCTCACTATTCAGTTGCAGTAATTCCCTGATCCGATTGAGCGCTTAAAAGGCGCTTTGCATTCAACCAAAGCTCAATGAACCTATCAAAATGAAATGGGAAATCTTCCCCTATCTAATAACCCTCAGTAGAGTGGTAGAAGAGCGAAGAGAGCAGTAGATGAAAATAAGTCATGAGGCGCTACTGGAAAAGCAGCAGTTGCCTACTCATAACTTCATGTAGTTTCGTGCGCGATAAAGCGCTCATTGTAGGTTCAAGGCCTGGCTGATGCTCAATGATCAACTTTCGCCAGTAGCGCTGCGAATGAAATTACTGGAAGCTCTACAGATGCTTGACCGGCAATCCCAAAATCACAAATCTAAAATCGAGAATTGATATAGGCCCCTTAATGGCTGTCAGATGCAGCAGGCATTGAAAAAGCAGCCAAAGCTTGATGTAGAGATAGATGCTTTATAGGGCAGATGCTTTATAAGGTAAATGCTGGCGGCGCTTTTACGTTAGGTTCAAAACCGCTCAAAAAATCTCAAGCTTTCTGAATAGGGCGATCGCACGATCGACAACCTTGCTAGCACAACACCTGAAACGGTTTACAAGAGAGATGAAGCGGTAGATACAGGCAGATCCCAAGATTAGGAAACTGGATAGATAACCCCAGTGAACGAAACCAGCGGAGATGACCCTGCTCTTGTAAAGATAGCTTGGTAGATACTTCCGTAATTCTACAGAAAAAAGCTCGAAGTTTCACCTGACTCCGCTATTTTTACACAATTTACATTACGCAAATATCCTGAAAGGGATCGCAGTATCCAGTGCCCGTTGGATAGACTCTGATTACGTCGGATTGTTCCCGTGTCAATCTTTCGCGACTGCTTTAGACTGTTCTAGCGATAGACCTCAAGCTACAGACCTCAAGCTAAACTTTACCGAATCTTAATCAACCTTTATCCAGCTAACCTGTAATCCTACTGGCATGATTTCGATACCAGTGGATCGTGTTCCGTAGTCCCTCCCTAAACTCCACCTCTGCGGTAAAGCCAAACTTATCCTTAGCCCGCTGCGTATCGAGACACCTGCGGGGCTGCCCATTGGGCTTATCAGTCTCCCAAACCAGTTCCCCGTCATAGTCCATCAGTTCACAAATCAGCGTAATCAGATCCTTGATAGAAATCTCATAGCCCGTCCCCAAATTCACAGGCTCCGGCTCCGCATAGAACTGCGTCCCCATCACAATCCCCCGCGCCGCATCGGTGGAATAGAGAAACTCCCGCGTCGGCGAACCATCCCCCCACACCGGAATCGTCCTCTCCCCGCGCAACTGCGCCTCATGCACCTTGCGAATCAGCGCCGGAATCACATGAGAACTGCGCGGGTCAAAATTATCCTCCGGTCCATACAGATTCACCGGCAGCAGGTAAATGCCATCAAACCCATACTGCTGACGATACGCCTGAAGCTGCACCAACAGCGCCTTCTTCGCCACCCCATAGGGAGCATTGGTCTCCTCCGGGTAGCCATTCCACAGGTCATCTTCCTTGAACGGCACAGGCGTGAACTTGGGATAGGCGCAAATCGTGCCCACACAGGTAAACTTCTTCACCCCCGCTTCATAGGCAGCATGAATCAGTTGCGCCCCCATCATCAGGTTGTCGTAGAACAGTTCCGCAGGCTTTTCCCGATTCAGCCCGATGCCGCCGACATGGGCTGCGAGATGAATCACAATGTCTTGCTGGTCAACGGCGCGACGGCACGCCTCCATCTGCGTCAGGTCATAGTCGCGAGAGCGGGGCACCGTAATCTTGGCGGGGTCGGCACCCGCGTGGATGAGTTGGTTCACCACCTGCTTGCCGAGGAATCCGGCACCGCCCGTGACGAGAATTCGTTGGTTGGAGAAGGAGAGGGGCATAGGGGAAAGAGGGAAGAGGGAAGAGGGAAGAGGGAAGAGGGAAGAGGGAAGAGGGAAGAGGGAAGAGCGGGTTTTCGTTTTTCGTTTTTCGTTT
The Thermoleptolyngbya sichuanensis A183 DNA segment above includes these coding regions:
- a CDS encoding GDP-L-fucose synthase family protein produces the protein MPLSFSNQRILVTGGAGFLGKQVVNQLIHAGADPAKITVPRSRDYDLTQMEACRRAVDQQDIVIHLAAHVGGIGLNREKPAELFYDNLMMGAQLIHAAYEAGVKKFTCVGTICAYPKFTPVPFKEDDLWNGYPEETNAPYGVAKKALLVQLQAYRQQYGFDGIYLLPVNLYGPEDNFDPRSSHVIPALIRKVHEAQLRGERTIPVWGDGSPTREFLYSTDAARGIVMGTQFYAEPEPVNLGTGYEISIKDLITLICELMDYDGELVWETDKPNGQPRRCLDTQRAKDKFGFTAEVEFREGLRNTIHWYRNHASRITG